Proteins encoded together in one Papaver somniferum cultivar HN1 unplaced genomic scaffold, ASM357369v1 unplaced-scaffold_117, whole genome shotgun sequence window:
- the LOC113329954 gene encoding ankyrin repeat-containing protein At5g02620-like, with protein MEKQKSFRRGMEKQKSFRGAMEKQSSFRGVMEKQKSIRVALEKQLSFRDKKKVKESPGKRGDTPLHLACRGGNLIKVKEILQDCDSLKDVLTKQNKDGETALYAASEYGNAVIVSELLKHMDSESASIPAKNGYDSFHVAAKQGHLEVLKELLRSLPDLALTTDSSNSTALHTAAMQGHIDVVNLLLETNVDLAKIARSNGKTVLHSAARMGHLEVVKSILRKDPGVGFRKDNKGQAALHMAVKGHNVEIVLEMVKPDKSVINLEDKNGNTALHIATKKGRTQVMRGLLSVEGISINAINKAGETALDIAAKSENPEIASILKEVGATSAKDSANPPNPAKQLKQTVSDIKHDVESQLHQTRQTGVRVQKIAKRLKKLHISGLNNAINSATVVAVLIATIAFAAIFTVPGQYVEVKSDGFTLGQAYIAKNAAFIIFFVFDSLALFISLAVVVVQTSVVVIEQKAKKQLMFVINKLMWLACLFISISFISLSYIVVGRHARWLAIYVTVIGALIMLTTLGAMCYCVVMHRMEESSMRNIRRASGSHSRSFSVSGISDTEILNNEYKRMYAV; from the exons ATGGAGAAGCAAAAGAGTTTTCGCAGAGGAATGGAGAAACAGAAGAGTTTCCGTGGGGCGATGGAGAAGCAATCGAGTTTCCGTGGGGTAATGGAGAAACAGAAGAGCATTAGGGTTGCATTGGAGAAGCAGTTGAGTTTTAGAGACAAGAAAAAGGTCAAGGAGTCGCCGGGGAAGAGAGGTGATACACCACTTCATTTGGCTTGTAGGGGAGGGAATTTGATTAAGGTTAAAGAGATTTTGCAAGATTGTGATAGTTTGAAAGATGTGTTGACGAAGCAGAACAAGGATGGAGAGACTGCGTTATATGCAGCGTCGGAGTATGGTAATGCTGTAATTGTTAGTGAGCTTTTGAAGCATATGGATTCCGAATCTGCTTCAATCCCGGCAAAGAATGGTTATGATTCATTTCATGTTGCAGCAAAGCAAGGCCATCTAG AGGTTTTGAAGGAGCTTCTGCGCTCTTTGCCTGATCTGGCGCTTACGACAGATTCATCGAACTCTACTGCACTGCATACAGCTGCAATGCAAGGTCATATTGATGTTGTCAATCTTCTTTTAGAGACCAATGTTGACCTAGCTAAAATTGCACGAAGCAATGGTAAGACTGTACTTCACTCTGCGGCAAGGATGGGACATTTGGAAGTGGTAAAATCCATATTACGTAAGGATCCAGGTGTTGGTTTTAGAAAAGATAACAAGGGACAAGCAGCATTGCATATGGCAGTGAAAGGGCATAATGTAGAAATTGTGCTTGAAATGGTTAAACCTGATAAGTCAGTTATCAACTTGGAAGATAAGAATGGAAATACGGCATTGCATATTGCAACGAAGAAAGGCCGAACGCAG GTAATGCGTGGTTTGTTATCAGTTGAAGGCATCAGCATCAACGCTATAAACAAAGCAGGTGAAACCGCACTTGACATTGCCGCCAAGTCAGAAAATCCTGAAATCGCCTCCATTTTAAAAGAAGTTGGTGCCACCAGTGCTAAAGACTCTGCAAACCCTCCTAATCCAGCAAAGCAACTTAAGCAAACTGTTAGCGACATAAAACATGATGTTGAGTCCCAACTTCATCAGACTCGTCAAACAGGAGTAAGGGTacagaaaattgcaaagaggctTAAGAAACTGCATATCAGTGGTCTCAATAATGCCATAAACTCAGCAACTGTCGTCGCTGTTCTTATAGCAACAATTGCATTTGCTGCCATTTTCACAGTACCTGGCCAGTATGTTGAGGTTAAATCAGATGGTTTCACACTAGGACAAGCCTATATTGCGAAGAATGCAGCATTCATCATTTTTTTCGTGTTTGATTCTCTGGCTCTGTTCATTTCCTTGGCGGTGGTCGTGGTTCAAACATCGGTGGTTGTGATTGAGCAGAAAGCAAAGAAACAACTCATGTTTGTCATAAACAAACTCATGTGGCTGGCTTGCCTGTTTATATCAATCTCCTTCATTTCACTCTCTTACATAGTAGTTGGCCGTCATGCGCGGTGGCTAGCCATTTATGTGACAGTAATCGGTGCCTTGATAATGTTGACTACCCTTGGTGCAATGTGTTATTGTGTTGTGATGCATAGAATGGAGGAATCAAGTATGAGGAATATAAGAAGAGCCTCTGGGAGTCATTCTCGTTCTTTCTCTGTTTCGGGAATTTCGGATACTGAGATACTGAACAACGAATATAAGAGGATGTATGCAGTGTAA
- the LOC113330237 gene encoding polygalacturonase-like: MATTTASHLLFIFFVLYLSSTPLLASSLRKARKQINVEDFGAIGDGKTDASQAFLRAWGKACQSSDDHTTIYVPRKRFFLRSVDFQGPCRGSSIMVHLDGSILVSPQYIEMGLAEDWIRFVDVNGLAIVGGYLDGRGKQLWWCKENSQKCPPGATSLSVYGSKNVVIRNLTSVDAKLYHVVIHSCENIKIEGVKIYAPSDSPNTDGIHVQNALNVHVLRTAIKTGDDCISVGPGTRNLRINRIACGPGHGISIGSLGKGLEEEGVSNVTVTNAVFTGTTNGLRIKSWGRPSNGFVKDVFFKRVLMNNVENPIVIDQNYCPWDEGCPNQHSGVKISHVTYTDIKGTSASQVAVKFDCSPISPCQGIRLRDIKLTYQHQPAESVCKNILGVAHGQIAPPSCL; the protein is encoded by the exons ATGGCAACAACAACTGCTTCTCATCTtctcttcattttcttcgtcttgTACCTTTCTTCAACACCATTGTTAGCATCATCATTACGCAAAGCCAGAAAACAAATCAATGTTGAAGATTTTGGCGCAATTGGCGACGGAAAAACCGATGCGAGTCAGGCGTTTTTGAGAGCATGGGGTAAAGCTTGTCAGAGTTCAGATGATCACACTACGATTTATGTACCACGGAAGAGGTTTTTTCTTCGTTCAGTTGATTTTCAAGGACCTTGTAGAGGTTCAAGCATCATGGTTCATTTAGATGGAAGTATTCTTGTTTCTCCACAATATATAGAAATGGGGCTTGCGGAAGATTGGATAAGGTTTGTAGATGTTAATGGGTTGGCGATCGTCGGCGGATATCTTGATGGCCGGGGGAAACAATTATGGTGGTGTAAAGAAAATTCGCAAAAATGTCCGCCCGGAGCGACG TCGCTTTCAGTTTACGGTTCGAAAAACGTCGTGATCAGAAACTTAACATCGGTTGATGCTAAGCTATACCACGTTGTTATTCATTCCTGTGAAAATATCAAGATTGAGGGGGTTAAAATTTATGCTCCATCTGATAGTCCAAATACTGATGGCATACATGTGCAAAATGCACTCAATGTTCATGTTCTAAGAACGGCTATCAAAACCGGAGATGATTGCATTTCAGTCGGTCCGGGGACTAGAAACTTGCGGATTAATCGAATTGCTTGCGGACCTGGACATGGAATAAG TATTGGGAGCTTAGGGAAAGGATTGGAAGAAGAGGGAGTTTCAAATGTGACAGTAACAAATGCTGTGTTTACTGGAACAACAAATGGTTTAAGAATCAAATCATGGGGAAGACCGAGTAATGGGTTTGTTAAAGACGTCTTTTTCAAACGAGTTCTGATGAATAACGTTGAGAATCCGATCGTTATCGATCAGAATTACTGTCCCTGGGATGAAGGTTGCCCTAACCAG CACTCTGGTGTAAAAATCAGTCACGTAACATATACAGACATTAAAGGAACTTCTGCTTCTCAAGTTGCAGTGAAATTTGATTGCAGTCCGATTTCTCCATGCCAAGGAATTCGTTTAAGAGATATAAAGCTTACTTACCAGCATCAACCTGCAGAATCTGTCTGTAAGAACATACTTGGAGTTGCACATGGTCAAATTGCTCCGCCTAGCTGTTTATAA